From a single Streptomyces rubradiris genomic region:
- a CDS encoding Tn3 family transposase: MPVEFLTDEQAASYGKFNDEPTRPELERFFFLDDEDRKLIAKRRGDHSRLGFALQMCTVRYIGRFLPDDPLDVPWVVVEHLAVQLGIEDVSCVKRYTERKPTPYEHAWEIRDAYEYREYEDAEWSRRFRTFLHGRAWTHAEGPVALFNQAVGWLRRHRVLLPGVSVLARQVSEARKVAEKRLHATVAGAARRADPALPGELVATLKTPEGSRFSELERLRRPPTRTTGTAFARALERVDEIGAYRLGRLRLSQIPPNRMAALARYALGSKAPLLERAAEPKRTAMLTAVMRHLEAKAIDEALDLFQVLMATRLLNAAKRKTEKERLSTLPQLEKASRTLARAAKVLFEELELVEEQEADLDVAALWAAVEEVAPRAAVMSAAATVVTLVPEDENTADVAMRAALATRYATVRPFLALLGESKALDAASAGKRVLAGVRGLPALARRKVGVKPLLPREVDDKLVPPAWRKAVYANPDLPQGAVDRDAYVVCVLEQLHRALNNRDVFASPSHRWSNPRARLLDGPDWDAVEEDVLAALSLNMPVQEHLAELVRGLDAGWKQLATRLEEAGPAAKVSIEVQEDGRVKLNVDKLGALGEPKSLTWLRKRVEKMLPKIDLPDLLFEVNAWTGFLDAFVHLGDGTTRMKDLPTSVVALLVSEACNIGLAPVVNPGYEALTRARLVHVDQYYLRADTIAAANAALIAAQAGIPIVRYWGDGLLASVDGLRFQVPVRTINAAPSPKYFGFKRGITWLNAVNDQVAGIGQMVVPGTPRDSLHILDALLNLDGGVKPEMVATDNASYSDMVFGLFKILGYNFSPRFRDLDDQRFWRATMPGVETGHYGAVEDLARNRVNLNKVITHWPDMLKVAGSLVTNQVRAYDLLRMFGRDGRPTPLGAAFAEYGRIAKTEHLLRVVDPVDDTYRRQMNRQLTVQESRHKLARDVCHGKRGTIHQAYRDGMEDQLGALGLVLNAIVLWTTKYIDAAVAQLRAEGHELRDEDIARLSPLKHRNLNLLGRYSFTASTPAAGALRPLRDPDTPELDDDDQGGEE; encoded by the coding sequence ATGCCAGTGGAGTTCCTGACCGACGAGCAGGCGGCGTCGTACGGCAAGTTCAATGACGAGCCGACCCGGCCTGAGCTGGAGCGGTTCTTCTTCCTGGACGACGAGGACCGCAAGCTGATCGCGAAACGGCGCGGGGACCACAGTCGACTCGGGTTCGCTCTCCAGATGTGCACCGTGCGCTACATCGGCCGGTTCCTCCCGGACGACCCGCTGGACGTGCCGTGGGTCGTAGTCGAGCACCTGGCCGTGCAGCTCGGCATCGAGGACGTCTCGTGCGTGAAGCGGTACACCGAGCGCAAGCCGACGCCGTACGAGCACGCGTGGGAGATCCGGGACGCCTACGAGTACCGCGAGTACGAGGATGCGGAGTGGTCGCGCCGGTTCCGTACGTTCCTGCACGGGCGGGCGTGGACGCACGCCGAGGGGCCGGTGGCGCTGTTCAACCAGGCGGTGGGCTGGCTGCGCCGACACCGGGTGCTGCTGCCTGGGGTGAGCGTGCTGGCCCGGCAGGTGTCGGAGGCCCGGAAGGTCGCGGAGAAGCGGCTGCACGCCACCGTCGCGGGCGCGGCCCGCCGCGCCGACCCGGCGCTGCCGGGCGAGTTGGTGGCGACGTTGAAGACGCCGGAGGGCTCGCGGTTCTCGGAGCTGGAGCGTCTGCGCCGGCCGCCGACGCGGACGACCGGGACGGCGTTCGCCCGCGCGCTGGAGCGGGTGGACGAGATCGGCGCGTACCGGCTCGGGCGGCTGAGGCTGTCGCAGATCCCGCCGAACCGGATGGCGGCGCTGGCCCGGTACGCGCTGGGCTCGAAGGCGCCGCTGCTGGAGCGGGCGGCGGAGCCCAAGCGCACAGCGATGCTCACCGCGGTGATGCGGCACCTGGAGGCGAAGGCCATCGATGAGGCCCTGGACCTGTTCCAGGTCCTGATGGCCACCCGGCTGCTGAACGCCGCGAAACGGAAGACGGAGAAGGAGCGGCTATCGACGCTGCCACAGCTGGAGAAGGCATCGCGCACGCTCGCACGGGCCGCGAAGGTGCTGTTCGAGGAGCTGGAGCTGGTCGAGGAGCAGGAGGCGGACCTGGACGTGGCCGCGCTGTGGGCGGCGGTGGAGGAGGTCGCCCCGCGCGCCGCCGTGATGAGCGCGGCGGCCACCGTGGTGACCCTGGTGCCCGAGGATGAGAACACGGCCGACGTCGCAATGCGGGCCGCGCTGGCGACCCGGTACGCCACGGTCCGCCCGTTCCTCGCGTTGTTGGGCGAGTCGAAGGCGCTGGACGCGGCAAGTGCCGGGAAGCGGGTCCTGGCCGGGGTCCGGGGCCTGCCGGCGCTGGCCCGGCGGAAGGTGGGCGTCAAGCCGCTGCTGCCGCGGGAGGTGGACGACAAGCTCGTGCCGCCCGCGTGGCGCAAGGCGGTGTACGCCAACCCTGATCTGCCGCAGGGAGCGGTGGACCGGGACGCGTACGTGGTGTGCGTGCTGGAGCAGCTGCACCGGGCCCTGAACAACCGCGACGTCTTCGCCTCGCCCTCGCACCGCTGGTCCAACCCGCGGGCCCGTCTGCTGGACGGGCCCGACTGGGACGCCGTCGAGGAGGACGTCCTGGCGGCCCTGAGCCTGAACATGCCCGTCCAGGAGCACCTGGCGGAGCTGGTGCGGGGCCTGGACGCCGGGTGGAAGCAGCTCGCGACACGCCTGGAGGAAGCAGGGCCGGCGGCGAAGGTCTCCATCGAGGTGCAGGAGGACGGGCGGGTGAAGCTGAACGTCGACAAGCTCGGCGCGCTCGGCGAGCCGAAGTCCCTGACCTGGCTGCGCAAGCGGGTCGAGAAGATGCTCCCGAAGATCGACCTGCCGGACCTTTTGTTCGAGGTGAACGCCTGGACCGGCTTCCTCGACGCTTTTGTCCACCTCGGCGACGGCACCACCCGGATGAAGGACCTGCCCACCTCGGTGGTCGCGCTGCTGGTGTCGGAGGCGTGCAACATCGGCCTGGCCCCGGTGGTGAACCCCGGCTACGAGGCCCTGACCCGGGCCCGGCTCGTGCACGTCGACCAGTACTACCTGCGCGCCGACACCATCGCCGCGGCGAACGCCGCGTTGATCGCTGCCCAGGCCGGCATCCCGATCGTGCGTTACTGGGGCGACGGGCTGCTCGCCTCCGTGGACGGGCTGCGCTTCCAGGTGCCGGTGCGCACCATCAACGCCGCCCCGTCGCCGAAGTACTTCGGGTTCAAGCGGGGCATCACCTGGCTCAACGCCGTAAACGACCAAGTCGCGGGCATCGGGCAGATGGTCGTCCCCGGCACCCCGCGCGACTCCCTGCACATCCTGGACGCCCTGCTGAACCTCGACGGCGGGGTCAAGCCGGAGATGGTGGCGACCGACAACGCCTCGTACTCCGACATGGTGTTCGGCCTGTTCAAGATCCTCGGCTACAACTTCAGCCCCCGCTTCCGCGACCTGGACGACCAGCGGTTCTGGCGGGCCACGATGCCCGGCGTCGAGACCGGCCACTACGGCGCGGTGGAGGACCTGGCCCGCAACCGGGTCAATCTGAACAAGGTGATCACGCACTGGCCGGACATGCTGAAGGTCGCCGGTTCCCTGGTCACCAACCAGGTCCGCGCCTACGACCTGCTGCGCATGTTCGGACGTGACGGGCGCCCGACGCCGCTGGGGGCGGCGTTCGCGGAGTACGGGCGGATCGCCAAGACCGAGCACCTGCTGCGGGTGGTCGACCCGGTGGACGACACCTACCGGCGGCAGATGAACCGGCAGCTCACCGTGCAGGAGTCCCGCCACAAGCTGGCCCGGGACGTGTGCCACGGCAAGCGCGGCACCATCCACCAGGCGTACCGCGACGGCATGGAGGACCAGCTCGGCGCGCTCGGCCTGGTCCTCAACGCCATCGTGCTGTGGACGACGAAGTACATCGACGCCGCCGTCGCCCAGCTCCGCGCCGAGGGCCACGAACTGCGCGACGAGGACATCGCCCGGCTGTCCCCGCTCAAGCACCGCAACCTGAACCTGCTCGGCCGCTACAGCTTCACCGCCTCCACCCCGGCCGCCGGCGCCCTGCGCCCGCTGCGCGACCCGGATACGCCCGAGTTGGACGACGATGACCAGGGTGGGGAGGAGTGA
- a CDS encoding WhiB family transcriptional regulator, whose product MRHITTHTSPATGLRGIGDTSWQPHGVCHGMDPEDADATFFPLPRDHEAIADAKELCGPCPVRRDCLNYALENDLKEGIWGGLTEAERRPWHDGLPRRLDYRRVAAFFNGRDVHLTDAERQVVIDHAYVRGWRPDRLAPALQISTKHARDLLRQAANRVFDRDRTLGVPRRKNPVKKTTVARRPRPATAPPSTQQPLARPATPTPAHAPVGKAA is encoded by the coding sequence TTGCGCCACATCACCACCCACACCTCGCCGGCCACCGGCCTGCGCGGCATCGGCGACACCAGCTGGCAGCCCCACGGGGTGTGCCACGGCATGGACCCCGAGGACGCCGACGCCACCTTCTTCCCGCTGCCCCGCGACCACGAGGCCATCGCGGACGCCAAGGAGCTGTGCGGCCCGTGCCCGGTCCGCCGCGACTGCCTCAACTACGCCTTGGAGAACGACCTGAAGGAAGGCATCTGGGGCGGGCTGACGGAAGCCGAGCGCCGGCCCTGGCACGACGGACTGCCCCGCCGCCTCGACTACCGCCGCGTGGCCGCCTTCTTCAACGGCCGCGACGTCCACCTCACCGACGCCGAGCGGCAGGTCGTCATCGACCACGCCTACGTCCGCGGATGGCGCCCCGACCGGCTCGCCCCCGCCCTGCAGATCAGCACCAAGCACGCCCGGGACCTGCTGCGGCAGGCCGCCAACAGGGTCTTCGACCGCGACCGCACCCTCGGCGTGCCCCGGCGGAAGAACCCCGTCAAGAAGACCACGGTGGCCCGGCGGCCCCGGCCCGCGACCGCACCGCCTTCCACGCAGCAGCCCTTGGCCCGCCCGGCGACGCCCACTCCGGCGCACGCCCCTGTCGGAAAGGCCGCATGA
- the gcvH gene encoding glycine cleavage system protein GcvH, with amino-acid sequence MSNVPTELKYATSHAWVRDEGNGQYAVGLTDHAQQLLSGLVAVDDLPEVGANVSAGEVGAVVESVKAASDMYAPISGEIVAVNEALADFPELVNAEPYGDGWFFRVKASDANEFSRLLDADAYVAFIDE; translated from the coding sequence ATGTCGAACGTTCCGACGGAGCTCAAGTACGCCACGTCACACGCATGGGTACGCGATGAGGGCAACGGGCAGTACGCAGTCGGCTTGACGGATCATGCGCAACAGCTGCTCTCAGGCTTGGTCGCCGTTGACGACCTGCCCGAAGTCGGCGCCAACGTCTCCGCAGGTGAAGTTGGCGCGGTGGTTGAGTCGGTCAAGGCGGCCAGCGACATGTACGCCCCCATCTCCGGTGAAATCGTCGCTGTCAACGAAGCTCTGGCCGACTTCCCGGAACTGGTCAACGCTGAGCCTTATGGGGACGGATGGTTCTTCCGCGTCAAGGCATCAGACGCGAACGAATTTTCGAGGCTCCTGGATGCCGACGCCTATGTCGCTTTCATCGACGAGTAG
- a CDS encoding recombinase family protein: protein MANLVYKRVSTDQQSTARQDLVLAEAGIEDPVVFEEDPGTSSRLHPLQRPKFGELLTYARPGDTVHISEMFRLVRGNQHILDVLEVLHRDQLALRIHDGAFSAMDLTARHPRTGELLSTVKFMVQTLAAAGELQRDLQRELTYDGLRAAEAKGNKGGRRPALAGETITTVRTAFLAGRSIAALAREHNVSRGAVRTAVDDLLPEHVVAAEETPAPELPVTLDMPGKVADFLRSAELDAVERTALDQGVTVRRGQGYTLRVTAIPSVHRQFLARCQPLDGGHGLPAIPAQRKARREYENRVSTLTPGP, encoded by the coding sequence GTGGCCAATCTCGTCTACAAGCGGGTGTCGACCGACCAGCAGTCCACCGCCCGCCAGGACCTCGTCCTCGCCGAGGCCGGGATCGAGGACCCGGTCGTCTTCGAGGAGGACCCGGGTACCTCCAGCCGCCTCCACCCGCTCCAGCGCCCCAAGTTCGGCGAACTCCTCACGTACGCGCGGCCAGGCGACACCGTGCACATCTCCGAGATGTTCCGCCTCGTACGCGGCAACCAGCACATCCTCGACGTCCTCGAAGTCCTGCACCGCGACCAGCTCGCCCTGCGCATCCACGACGGCGCGTTCTCCGCCATGGACCTCACCGCCCGCCACCCGCGCACCGGAGAACTGCTGTCCACCGTGAAGTTCATGGTGCAGACCCTCGCCGCCGCCGGCGAACTCCAACGCGACCTCCAGCGCGAACTGACCTACGACGGACTGCGCGCCGCCGAGGCCAAGGGCAACAAGGGCGGACGCCGACCCGCCCTCGCGGGCGAAACGATCACTACCGTGCGCACCGCCTTCCTGGCGGGTCGGTCCATCGCCGCCCTGGCCCGCGAGCACAACGTCAGCCGCGGCGCCGTACGCACCGCCGTCGACGACCTCCTGCCGGAGCACGTCGTCGCAGCGGAAGAGACCCCGGCGCCGGAGCTGCCGGTCACCCTCGACATGCCCGGCAAGGTCGCCGACTTCCTCCGGAGCGCCGAGCTGGACGCCGTCGAGCGCACCGCGCTCGACCAGGGCGTGACCGTACGACGCGGCCAGGGGTACACCCTGCGTGTCACCGCCATCCCCTCCGTACACCGCCAGTTCCTCGCCCGCTGTCAGCCCCTCGACGGCGGCCACGGCCTCCCCGCGATCCCTGCCCAGCGCAAGGCCCGCCGCGAGTACGAGAACCGCGTCAGCACGCTCACACCCGGACCATGA
- a CDS encoding carbon-nitrogen hydrolase family protein: MSTASATGKLRVALLQSLGVPSDVGRTLKRLEGAAGEAAAAGADLLVTPELFLGGYVNDVRSCAAEIASGGSSAGRVNEIAAGNKIAVAIGYPELDETGKKRPDGDPVVYNSVRLIDSTGSSLANYRKTHLFGDFEKNHFEAGTNLVVQADLNGLKLGFLICYDVEFPETVRAHAIADTDLLVAPTATMDPYAFSLDHLVLTRAYENNMYIAYANRIGKEHPNEGELEYVGRSTLAAPDGTALARAGRGGRDKVSSGRSEELVFGDYDELIFGTVDRNFLKASRGNNPYRRERNPKLYGALSADDPNKDRL; encoded by the coding sequence ATGTCGACCGCATCAGCTACGGGCAAGCTCCGTGTCGCACTGCTCCAGAGCCTGGGGGTTCCGAGCGACGTCGGCCGGACCCTCAAACGGCTGGAAGGTGCCGCGGGCGAGGCCGCTGCCGCCGGCGCCGACCTACTGGTCACCCCGGAGCTGTTCCTCGGCGGGTACGTGAACGACGTAAGGAGCTGCGCGGCAGAGATTGCATCAGGAGGCTCATCCGCCGGGCGGGTCAACGAGATTGCGGCCGGCAACAAAATTGCGGTGGCCATCGGCTACCCCGAGCTCGACGAAACCGGTAAGAAGCGCCCAGACGGCGACCCGGTTGTGTACAACTCGGTGCGGCTCATCGACTCCACCGGCTCCTCGCTGGCGAACTACCGCAAGACGCACCTCTTCGGCGATTTTGAGAAAAACCACTTTGAGGCCGGCACAAACCTCGTCGTCCAGGCCGACCTGAACGGCTTGAAGCTCGGGTTCCTGATCTGCTACGACGTGGAGTTCCCGGAGACCGTCCGCGCTCACGCCATCGCGGACACCGATCTGCTCGTGGCGCCGACCGCGACGATGGACCCCTACGCGTTCTCCCTCGACCACCTCGTGCTCACCCGTGCCTACGAGAACAACATGTACATCGCCTATGCCAACCGCATCGGCAAGGAGCACCCTAATGAGGGGGAGCTTGAGTACGTGGGGCGCTCCACGCTGGCCGCACCCGATGGCACGGCCCTGGCGCGCGCCGGGCGCGGCGGCAGGGACAAGGTGTCCTCCGGCCGCAGCGAGGAGCTCGTCTTCGGCGATTACGACGAGCTCATCTTCGGCACCGTCGACCGGAACTTCCTGAAAGCCTCCCGCGGCAACAACCCGTACCGGCGGGAACGCAACCCCAAGCTGTACGGCGCTCTGTCCGCAGATGACCCCAACAAAGACCGTCTCTGA
- a CDS encoding plasmid mobilization protein, with amino-acid sequence MASTGGGSKPGQEEKPTERRSRRERAVRARQRPRQPPEKKRLHQPNTRFNDEEFDLIKSAAARCNLSVAGFLARSALAAARDLDRTSAEIADEREVITALFDSRRKLGWAGSNLNQAVKALNSGAEAPQLQTAIAAVRRAAETVHAAATQLIEQRTS; translated from the coding sequence GTGGCTTCGACCGGGGGCGGATCGAAGCCGGGGCAGGAGGAGAAGCCGACCGAGCGCCGCAGTCGCCGTGAGCGCGCTGTCCGCGCCCGTCAGCGTCCGCGTCAGCCGCCCGAGAAGAAGCGCCTGCACCAGCCCAACACCCGTTTCAACGACGAAGAGTTCGATCTGATCAAGTCCGCCGCCGCCCGGTGCAACCTGTCCGTCGCCGGGTTCCTCGCCCGTTCCGCGCTCGCCGCCGCCCGTGATCTCGACCGCACCAGCGCCGAGATCGCCGACGAACGAGAAGTGATCACCGCCCTGTTCGACAGCCGGCGCAAGCTCGGCTGGGCCGGCAGCAACCTCAACCAGGCGGTCAAGGCCCTCAACTCCGGCGCCGAAGCCCCGCAGCTCCAGACGGCCATCGCCGCCGTCCGCCGGGCGGCCGAGACCGTCCACGCCGCCGCCACACAACTGATCGAGCAGCGCACGTCGTGA
- a CDS encoding relaxase/mobilization nuclease domain-containing protein, with protein sequence MIPSVNESGSRTIGLLAYLYGPGRHEEHTDPHLVASFDGMSPDPGRDPAATLKDLQQLLDQPVMALPRHARPAKHVWHTSVRAAADDRILTDEEWGEIARRIVAATGIDPGGGRPGCRWAAVRHADDHIHIVATLVCEDGSRPDDYRSGRRAQAECRLIEKELGLHQVAPGDGTAAQRPTSAERHKAERQGRERTAREELRETVRRAVAGAAGEEEFFDRLAAAGLLVRKRTAPSGDLLGYKVALPDDRNKDGEPVFYPGARLAPDLSLPRIRERFTSALDDGQGATPVEPPSPTGPGGPSAARRRTASAAWQALLVIEQEDDAVAAAYIASAGEVLDALAKTSAAHTRAKLREAAIAFERASRSHVRAERGHDRALRQAARDLVQGGPALGRGEDGATTAMVIDMLFFLVTAAFHWHAKKGHAQQAAAARQAAEHLRAAYQAAAAQPLGALYQRGRRLGRPLLQRQAAVLRQAVPQLAEQILAEPGWYALAATLADAEAAGHDPAALLADAAGRRELDTAESVSDVLVWRLRRSSDLPADTSNTVVADRRTGRTAGRTTGQAHTRAGSGRGR encoded by the coding sequence GTGATCCCCAGCGTCAACGAGTCCGGCTCCCGGACGATCGGCCTGCTGGCCTACCTCTACGGGCCCGGCAGGCACGAGGAGCACACCGATCCGCACCTCGTGGCCTCGTTCGACGGCATGTCCCCCGACCCCGGCCGCGACCCGGCCGCCACCCTCAAGGACCTCCAGCAGCTCCTCGACCAGCCCGTCATGGCCCTCCCCCGGCACGCCCGTCCCGCCAAGCACGTCTGGCACACCTCCGTGCGCGCGGCGGCGGACGACCGGATCCTCACCGACGAGGAGTGGGGCGAGATCGCCCGCCGGATCGTGGCCGCCACCGGTATCGATCCCGGTGGCGGCCGGCCCGGCTGCCGCTGGGCCGCCGTCCGCCACGCCGACGACCACATCCACATCGTCGCCACCCTGGTGTGCGAGGACGGCAGCCGCCCCGACGACTACCGCTCCGGCAGGCGCGCCCAGGCCGAGTGCCGCCTGATCGAGAAGGAGCTGGGGCTGCACCAGGTCGCGCCCGGCGACGGGACCGCCGCCCAGCGGCCCACCAGCGCCGAGCGGCACAAGGCCGAGCGCCAGGGCCGCGAACGCACCGCCCGCGAGGAACTGCGCGAGACCGTACGGCGCGCGGTGGCCGGTGCGGCGGGTGAGGAGGAGTTCTTCGACCGGCTGGCCGCCGCCGGCCTGCTCGTGCGCAAGCGCACCGCGCCCTCGGGTGACCTGCTCGGCTACAAGGTCGCCCTGCCTGATGACCGCAACAAGGACGGCGAGCCGGTGTTCTACCCCGGCGCGCGTCTGGCCCCGGACCTCTCCCTGCCCCGGATCCGGGAACGCTTCACCAGCGCCCTCGATGACGGGCAAGGCGCCACGCCCGTCGAGCCGCCCTCGCCTACGGGGCCGGGCGGCCCGTCCGCCGCCCGCCGCCGGACGGCTTCGGCGGCTTGGCAGGCGCTGCTCGTCATCGAGCAGGAGGACGACGCGGTCGCCGCCGCGTACATCGCCTCGGCCGGCGAGGTCCTGGACGCGCTCGCGAAGACCTCCGCCGCGCACACCCGCGCCAAGCTGCGGGAGGCCGCCATCGCCTTCGAGCGGGCTTCCAGGTCGCACGTGCGGGCCGAGCGTGGTCACGACCGGGCGTTGCGGCAGGCCGCCCGTGACCTCGTCCAGGGCGGTCCTGCGCTCGGCCGCGGGGAGGACGGGGCGACCACCGCGATGGTGATCGACATGCTGTTCTTCCTTGTCACCGCTGCCTTCCACTGGCACGCGAAGAAGGGCCACGCTCAGCAGGCCGCCGCCGCCCGCCAGGCCGCCGAGCACCTGCGTGCCGCCTACCAGGCCGCCGCCGCCCAGCCGCTGGGCGCCCTCTATCAGCGCGGCCGGCGCTTGGGCCGCCCGCTTCTGCAGCGGCAGGCGGCCGTCCTGCGCCAGGCCGTGCCCCAGCTGGCGGAGCAGATTCTGGCCGAGCCCGGCTGGTACGCGCTCGCCGCGACCCTCGCCGACGCCGAAGCCGCCGGTCATGATCCCGCCGCGCTCCTCGCCGACGCCGCCGGGCGCAGGGAACTCGACACCGCCGAGTCCGTCAGCGACGTACTGGTGTGGCGCCTGCGCCGCAGCTCCGACCTGCCCGCCGACACCAGCAACACGGTGGTCGCCGACCGCCGTACCGGACGCACCGCCGGCCGCACCACCGGCCAAGCTCATACCCGGGCCGGATCCGGGCGCGGCCGGTGA